In Candidatus Schekmanbacteria bacterium, the genomic window AAATATCAAATTCATTGGACCGCCTGCGGATGTAATAGAAAAAATGGGGAACAAGACATTTGCAAGGAAATTTATTACTGAAAATGGTATTCCCGTAATTCCGGGCACTACTGATGACACAAATGATGATGAAGCTCTCTCTATTGCTGAAAAGATAGGATTCCCTGTTATGGTTAAAGCTGCAGCAGGCGGCGGCGGGAAAGGGATGCGTATAGTAAGAAACAAAGATGAGCTTCCTTCGGCACTTAGGGCGGCACGGTCAGAAGCAATGTCAGCTTTCGGAGATGAAACTGTCTATATCGAGAAATATATTGAAAATCCACGCCATATTGAAATTCAAGTTCTTGCAGATGAAAAGGGAAACGCTGTCCACCTCTTTGAAAGGGAATGCTCAATTCAGAGAAGGCATCAAAAGATAATAGAAGAAACACCCTCACCCTTCGTTGATGAGGAATTGAGGGAAAAAATGGGCGAAGCCGCATTGAAGATTGTAAAAGCTGTTGGTTATACAAATGCAGGCACTATTGAATTTCTTGTCGATGAAAACAAGAATTTCTATTTTCTTGAAATGAATACGCGGCTTCAGGTAGAACATGCAATCACAGAGATTGTTACAGGTATTGATATTGTCCAAGAACAGATAAGGATTGCCGCAGGTGAAGAACTCGATTTCAGGCAGGAAGATTTGTTTCAACATGGCTCATCGATGGAATGTAGAATTTATGCAGAAAATCCTGACAATAACTTTCTCCCCTCTCCGGGGACTATATACAGCATCCGGACACCGGGGGGATGCGGCGTAAGGCTGGATTCCTGCGCTTATCCCGGCTATGCTGTTTCAGTGCATTACGACCCTCTCATCTCAAAGCTCGTTGTCTGGGGTAAAAATAGAGAAGAAGCAAGATTGAGAATGTTGAGGGCTCTCAATGAATACACAATAACTGGTATAAGCACCACTATACCTTTTCTTAAAAAGATTATTACAAATGAACACTTCATAAAGGGAGAAACTTACACCAATTTCATTGAAAGATTTATTGAGAAGAAGACTGATTATTCACCTGAAGGAGCAAAAATTGCTATGATTTCAGCAGCCATCAGCGCTATGCGTAAACTTGAAGATGAAGCGATTTATCACAGTCCTGAGAGGAAAGACAAGAGTCCCTGGAAGATAGCGGGTAAATGGCAGATGTGGGGAAACCGTTTATAAAATTGGATGAAGTGAAAAATGATGTTCGAGATTTTAATTGGCAATGACCAACATACTGTTGAAGTTGAAAAAACTGACAAAGGATACAAAATCTTAATCGACAATGAAGAAAGCATAATTGCAGATGCCTTTTTTCTAAAGGATGATTTGTTGTCCATTATATCCAACAATAAATCCTATCTTGTCAATCTCAAGAATGAGAGCCGAAATTACACGGTAGATTTAAATGGTGAAACCTTTAAATTGGAAGTCTATGAAGAGGGAAGCACAAGAAGAGTAAAGAGGGAAAAAGCAGGCGCGCAGGGGAAACAAACATTGAAAGCACCAATGCCCGGCAAAGTCGTAAAACTCCTCGTCAAAGAAGGCGATGAAGTCGAAGCCGGAGATGGACTGATAATCATCGAAGCTATGAAAATGGAAAATGAGCTGAAGGCGTCAGTAAAAGGCGTTGTCAAAGAGATAAATGCAGAAGAAGGTAAAACTGTCAACGCAGGCGAGCCGATAATAGTCATCGAATAATCTCTCTAAATATATGCCAAATAAATCAAAAATGTTGAAAGGGAAAAAGATAACATTAGGAGTAACGGGCGGAATTGCCGCTTACAAGGCATGCGAGATAACGCGGGAATTCATTAAAAAAGGAGCAGAAGTCAAAGTCATAATGACTGAAAATGCCTGCCGATTTATTACACCTCTTACCCTGCGTTATCTTTCTGGAAAAGATGTAATAACAGGTATGTTCGATGAGCCCTCTGAAACTGAAATAAAGCACATAGCCCTCAATAAAGAAACAGACCTTTTGTTAGTTGCGCCTGCCACTGCGAATATAATAGGTAAGTTTGCAAACGGCATAGCAGATGATTTTCTTTCGACTTTTTTTCTTTCCTATGACGGGAAGGTAGTTATAGCCCCCTCAATGAATACAAAGATGTATAATCATCCTACCACACAATCCAATATCGAATCGTTAAAAAAACTTGGAATCATAGTAATCCCACCAGAAAGCGGTGAGCTTGCGTGCGGCGAA contains:
- a CDS encoding ATP-grasp domain-containing protein, whose product is NIKFIGPPADVIEKMGNKTFARKFITENGIPVIPGTTDDTNDDEALSIAEKIGFPVMVKAAAGGGGKGMRIVRNKDELPSALRAARSEAMSAFGDETVYIEKYIENPRHIEIQVLADEKGNAVHLFERECSIQRRHQKIIEETPSPFVDEELREKMGEAALKIVKAVGYTNAGTIEFLVDENKNFYFLEMNTRLQVEHAITEIVTGIDIVQEQIRIAAGEELDFRQEDLFQHGSSMECRIYAENPDNNFLPSPGTIYSIRTPGGCGVRLDSCAYPGYAVSVHYDPLISKLVVWGKNREEARLRMLRALNEYTITGISTTIPFLKKIITNEHFIKGETYTNFIERFIEKKTDYSPEGAKIAMISAAISAMRKLEDEAIYHSPERKDKSPWKIAGKWQMWGNRL
- a CDS encoding biotin/lipoyl-binding protein; amino-acid sequence: MMFEILIGNDQHTVEVEKTDKGYKILIDNEESIIADAFFLKDDLLSIISNNKSYLVNLKNESRNYTVDLNGETFKLEVYEEGSTRRVKREKAGAQGKQTLKAPMPGKVVKLLVKEGDEVEAGDGLIIIEAMKMENELKASVKGVVKEINAEEGKTVNAGEPIIVIE